The following are from one region of the Gryllotalpicola protaetiae genome:
- the ggt gene encoding gamma-glutamyltransferase — translation MSHPNGPRTGRPPAVAPNGVVSTPHYLASSAGLHALRRGGSAVDAAIAANAVLCVVYPHMAGLGGDGFWLIAEPTGAVHAIDASGPAGAGVSIDEYRARSTDGTIAARGAAAALTVPGAVDGWRLAHERFGRLPWDSLFGSAIDLARGGMPVSRSLADWLVVDAPILSRSEAAASVYLPGGRVLREGAKLVQAGLARSFEAVAAGGARAGFYEGVVAERFAAALGPQGSPLTAADFAAYHAEWVEPIRGRYRGYEVVELPPATQGFTALQLFNLLDGFDVASWGEGTADYYHHLAEAVKVVFADRDEWLTDPRFVDIPVDTFISREYADSRRGLIDPEHVLDIDAVPPGIPYPTSHAHVAADGDTCYFTAADADGMVVSLIQSVYHDFGSGVVAGDTGIIAQNRGAFFSLDENHPNRLEPGKRTFHTLVPALLLKDGLPELAFGSMGGEGQPQSQAAMVTRIVDFGFDVQQAIEAPRWLMGRTWGTPSRKLSLEGRISDEVVRELKRRGQPVQSVTDWNDNMGHAQAIRIDREQGFYEGGADPRGDGAALGY, via the coding sequence ATGAGCCACCCCAACGGCCCGCGCACCGGCCGCCCACCCGCCGTCGCGCCCAACGGCGTGGTCTCGACCCCGCACTACCTCGCCAGTTCGGCCGGGCTCCACGCGCTGCGCCGGGGCGGCAGCGCGGTCGACGCGGCGATCGCCGCCAACGCGGTGCTGTGCGTCGTCTACCCGCACATGGCGGGTCTCGGCGGCGACGGATTCTGGCTGATCGCCGAGCCGACCGGCGCCGTTCACGCAATCGACGCGAGCGGGCCGGCCGGGGCCGGAGTGTCGATCGACGAGTACCGCGCACGCAGCACCGACGGCACCATCGCGGCGCGCGGGGCCGCCGCAGCTCTGACCGTTCCCGGCGCCGTCGACGGCTGGCGACTCGCGCACGAGCGCTTCGGCAGGCTGCCGTGGGACTCGCTGTTCGGTTCGGCCATCGACCTGGCGCGCGGCGGGATGCCGGTGAGCCGGTCGCTCGCCGACTGGCTGGTGGTCGACGCGCCGATCCTTTCGCGGTCGGAAGCTGCGGCATCCGTCTATTTGCCCGGCGGCCGGGTGCTGCGCGAGGGCGCCAAGCTCGTGCAGGCAGGCCTCGCGCGCAGCTTCGAGGCGGTCGCCGCGGGCGGCGCGCGCGCCGGGTTCTACGAAGGGGTCGTCGCCGAGCGTTTCGCCGCCGCGCTCGGACCGCAGGGTTCGCCGCTCACCGCCGCCGACTTCGCCGCGTACCACGCCGAGTGGGTCGAGCCGATCAGGGGCCGCTACCGCGGCTACGAGGTCGTCGAGCTGCCGCCCGCCACGCAGGGCTTCACGGCGCTGCAGCTGTTCAATCTGCTCGACGGCTTCGACGTCGCGTCGTGGGGCGAGGGCACCGCCGACTACTACCACCACCTGGCCGAGGCGGTGAAGGTCGTCTTCGCCGACCGCGACGAGTGGCTCACCGACCCGCGCTTCGTCGACATCCCAGTCGACACGTTCATCAGCCGCGAGTACGCCGACTCGCGCCGCGGCCTGATCGACCCGGAGCACGTGCTCGACATCGACGCCGTGCCGCCGGGCATCCCCTACCCGACATCGCACGCGCACGTCGCGGCCGATGGCGACACCTGCTATTTCACGGCGGCGGATGCCGACGGAATGGTCGTCTCGCTGATCCAGTCGGTCTACCACGACTTCGGCAGTGGCGTCGTGGCGGGCGACACCGGCATCATCGCGCAGAACCGCGGCGCGTTCTTCTCGCTCGACGAGAACCACCCGAACCGCCTCGAGCCGGGCAAGCGCACCTTCCACACGCTCGTGCCCGCGCTGCTGCTCAAGGACGGTCTGCCCGAGCTCGCCTTCGGGTCGATGGGCGGCGAGGGCCAGCCGCAGTCGCAGGCGGCGATGGTCACGCGCATCGTCGACTTCGGTTTCGACGTGCAGCAGGCGATCGAGGCGCCGCGCTGGCTGATGGGCCGCACCTGGGGAACCCCGTCGCGCAAGCTGTCGCTCGAGGGCCGCATCTCGGATGAGGTCGTGCGCGAGCTGAAACGCCGTGGCCAGCCGGTGCAGTCGGTGACTGACTGGAACGACAACATGGGGCACGCGCAGGCGATTCGCATCGACCGCGAGCAGGGCTTCTACGAAGGCGGTGCGGACCCGCGCGGCGACGGTGCCGCCCTCGGCTACTAG
- a CDS encoding response regulator has protein sequence MKIVVADDDRQILGALRIILSARGYDVVLARDGKEALDKVVNDHPDVVVLDLGMPGLDGLAVIQAIRGWSTVPILVVSGRADSTDKVEALDLGADDYVTKPFQTDELLARIRALGRRKAGVAEGEPVVRFGDVTVDLGARRVVRGAPGAEASVRLTPTEWQLLELLVRNPDRLVTRETILTEIWGPNHTADTGYLRLYLSQLRKKLEPEPSHPRYLLTEAGMGYRFAPASA, from the coding sequence TTGAAAATCGTGGTCGCCGACGATGACCGGCAGATCCTGGGCGCGCTGCGCATCATCCTGAGCGCGCGCGGCTATGACGTGGTGCTCGCGCGCGACGGCAAGGAGGCGCTCGACAAGGTCGTGAACGACCACCCCGACGTCGTCGTGCTGGACCTGGGGATGCCGGGCCTCGACGGCCTCGCCGTGATCCAGGCGATCCGCGGCTGGTCGACGGTGCCGATCCTCGTGGTGTCGGGGCGGGCCGACTCGACGGACAAGGTCGAGGCGCTCGACCTCGGCGCCGACGACTACGTCACCAAGCCGTTCCAGACCGACGAGCTGCTGGCGCGCATCCGCGCGCTCGGGCGCCGGAAGGCGGGTGTGGCCGAGGGCGAGCCGGTCGTGCGGTTCGGTGACGTGACCGTCGACCTCGGGGCGCGGCGGGTGGTGCGCGGGGCACCGGGGGCTGAAGCATCCGTTCGCCTGACCCCCACCGAGTGGCAGCTGCTCGAGCTGCTCGTGCGCAACCCTGACCGGCTGGTGACGCGCGAGACGATCCTGACGGAGATCTGGGGGCCGAATCACACGGCCGACACCGGCTACCTGCGGCTCTACCTGTCGCAGCTGCGGAAGAAGCTCGAGCCGGAGCCGTCGCACCCGCGGTATCTGCTGACCGAGGCCGGCATGGGGTACCGTTTCGCGCCGGCCTCGGCGTAG
- a CDS encoding ATP-binding protein yields MGRGKLRVLLGAAPGVGKTYTMLEEGRRLVGEGKDVVVAVVETHDRAATAGMLEGLEVVPRRTIDHRGVELTELDLDGVLARHPQIALVDELAHTNAPGTQHEKRWQDVDDLLDAGITVFTTVNIQHIESLNDVVEQITGVVQRETIPDAVLRAADQIEVVDLTPQSLRDRLSEGLVYPAARIDAALSNYFRLGNLTALRELALLWLADEVDTALQAYRAEHGIDSKWEARERVVVALTGGPEGETLLRRGARIAARSAGGELLALHVVSQDGLREPHPGALAAQQALVDKLGGSYHQVVGDDVPHALVDFARASNATQLVIGVSRRTRLTAFLTGQGVGATVIRESGDIDVHIVTHSAAGTHPFVLPRARGSLSWRRLVIGFVFAFFAGPLLTWFLWSFRSPDALTAEVLSFQLITVVAALIGGIWPALFAAVLSGVTLDFVFVQPYYTITIARPLHLAALLLYVVIAALVSFLVDQAARRTRAARRSAAESEVLATVAGSVIRGDDAVEALVVRAREAFGLDAARLVASDGTVLFEVSATRRPPVASATPPVASATLSVDSPEQPVKGDRRGPAPMAEPVGERATLELYGPSLESSDRRILAAIVTQLDAALEHRDLADTAEALKPLAETDRVRSALLAAVGHDLRRPLAAATAAVSSLRSPRIRLSESDRDELLATAQTGLENLGALVTNLLDVSRVQAGVLAVNLQPVDVDDVLPSALEELGVAPGAVVLDVAEAVPAVSADPVLLQRVVVNLLANALRFTAPDAPPRLAVSAFGDDVQLRIVDAGPGVPDERKDAIFQPFQREGDTDNTTGIGLGLALSRGFVEGMGGTLTVEDTPGGGLTMVVTLHTAPAGGIR; encoded by the coding sequence GTCGTCGAGACCCACGACCGCGCGGCGACGGCAGGCATGCTCGAAGGGCTCGAGGTCGTGCCGCGCCGCACCATCGACCACCGCGGGGTCGAGCTCACCGAGCTCGACCTCGACGGCGTGCTCGCGCGGCATCCCCAGATCGCACTCGTCGACGAGCTGGCGCACACGAACGCGCCGGGCACACAGCACGAGAAGCGCTGGCAGGACGTCGACGACCTGCTGGATGCTGGGATCACGGTGTTCACGACGGTGAACATCCAGCACATCGAGTCGCTGAACGACGTGGTGGAGCAGATCACGGGCGTCGTGCAGCGCGAGACCATTCCGGATGCCGTGCTGCGCGCCGCCGACCAGATCGAGGTCGTCGACCTGACGCCGCAGTCGCTGCGCGACCGGCTGTCCGAGGGCCTGGTGTACCCGGCCGCGCGCATCGACGCGGCGCTGTCGAACTACTTCCGCCTCGGCAACCTGACCGCGCTGCGCGAGCTCGCGCTGCTCTGGCTGGCCGACGAGGTCGACACGGCGCTGCAGGCGTACCGCGCCGAGCACGGCATCGACTCCAAGTGGGAGGCGCGCGAGCGCGTCGTCGTCGCCCTCACCGGCGGGCCCGAGGGTGAGACGCTGCTGCGCCGTGGCGCCCGCATCGCGGCGCGTTCGGCCGGCGGCGAGCTGCTCGCTCTGCACGTCGTCAGCCAGGACGGTCTGCGCGAGCCGCACCCCGGCGCGCTCGCCGCGCAGCAGGCGCTCGTCGACAAGCTCGGCGGCTCGTACCACCAGGTGGTCGGCGATGACGTGCCGCACGCGCTGGTGGACTTCGCGCGGGCATCCAACGCCACTCAGCTCGTGATCGGCGTCTCGCGCCGCACCCGGCTGACCGCGTTCCTGACCGGCCAGGGCGTCGGTGCGACGGTCATCCGCGAGTCCGGCGACATCGACGTGCACATCGTGACCCACTCGGCGGCGGGCACGCACCCGTTTGTGCTGCCGCGGGCGCGCGGCTCGCTGTCGTGGCGCCGGCTGGTGATCGGCTTCGTCTTCGCCTTCTTCGCAGGGCCGCTGCTGACCTGGTTCCTCTGGTCGTTCCGCTCGCCCGACGCGCTGACGGCCGAGGTGCTGTCGTTCCAGCTCATCACGGTCGTCGCGGCGCTCATCGGCGGCATCTGGCCCGCGCTCTTCGCCGCGGTTCTCTCGGGCGTGACGCTCGACTTCGTGTTCGTGCAGCCGTACTACACGATCACGATCGCACGGCCGCTGCACCTCGCGGCACTGCTGCTCTACGTCGTCATCGCCGCCCTGGTGAGCTTCCTCGTCGACCAGGCGGCGCGGCGCACGCGCGCGGCGCGGCGGTCCGCGGCCGAGTCGGAGGTGCTCGCGACGGTGGCCGGAAGCGTGATTCGCGGTGACGACGCTGTCGAGGCGCTCGTGGTGCGGGCGCGCGAGGCGTTCGGGCTGGATGCCGCACGCCTCGTCGCGTCGGACGGCACGGTGCTCTTCGAGGTGAGCGCGACGCGGAGGCCGCCGGTCGCGTCTGCGACCCCGCCTGTCGCATCTGCCACCTTGTCGGTCGACTCGCCGGAGCAGCCGGTGAAGGGAGACCGCCGCGGCCCCGCGCCGATGGCCGAGCCGGTCGGCGAGCGGGCGACACTCGAGCTCTACGGCCCGTCCCTCGAGAGCTCGGACCGCCGCATCCTCGCGGCGATCGTCACGCAGCTCGACGCCGCGCTCGAGCACCGCGACCTCGCCGACACGGCGGAGGCGCTGAAGCCGCTGGCCGAGACCGACCGGGTCCGCTCGGCGCTGCTCGCCGCCGTCGGTCACGACCTGCGCCGGCCGCTCGCCGCGGCGACAGCCGCCGTGTCGAGCCTGCGCTCGCCGCGCATCCGCCTGTCCGAATCGGACAGAGACGAACTGCTCGCCACCGCGCAGACCGGGCTCGAGAACCTGGGCGCGCTCGTCACCAACCTTCTCGACGTGAGCCGCGTGCAGGCGGGTGTGCTCGCCGTCAACCTGCAGCCAGTCGACGTCGACGACGTTCTGCCCTCGGCTCTCGAAGAGCTCGGCGTCGCGCCAGGCGCGGTCGTGCTCGACGTCGCTGAGGCCGTGCCGGCGGTGAGCGCCGACCCCGTGCTGCTGCAGCGCGTCGTCGTCAACCTGCTCGCGAACGCGTTGCGTTTCACGGCGCCTGACGCCCCGCCACGGCTCGCGGTGAGCGCGTTCGGCGACGACGTGCAGCTGCGCATCGTCGACGCAGGCCCCGGCGTTCCGGACGAGCGCAAGGACGCGATCTTCCAGCCCTTCCAGCGCGAGGGCGACACCGACAACACGACCGGAATCGGCCTCGGCCTCGCCCTGTCGCGCGGCTTCGTCGAGGGCATGGGCGGCACGCTCACCGTCGAGGACACCCCAGGGGGCGGCCTCACGATGGTGGTCACTCTGCACACGGCACCTGCGGGAGGCATCCGTTGA